In a single window of the Sesamum indicum cultivar Zhongzhi No. 13 linkage group LG16, S_indicum_v1.0, whole genome shotgun sequence genome:
- the LOC105178709 gene encoding uncharacterized protein LOC105178709 — translation MKIGFWNVRGFNRPLKHNGVAHLIKNNRLCLLGILETKLAASSIPKILSRTFLGWCQTNNFDTIVGGRILVVWDPAVIDLHPVDISPQVIHCRATNKSSQLSFYISFTYGLYSVVNRRSMWEKLSDLGQGPSMPWLIMGDFNCVKSPEEKQLCVAPTWYELKDFVDCCIALGLLDVPTTGCYYTWYSNNESNPVWCKLDRVLYNNEWLEAGLHCSAHFNPPGCLSDHSPGIISIFAHAPTKPKPFRFFNMWADHLDFLATVEARWNLSVEGTPQYSLCRRLKALKGALKAFNMQHYSHISTRAKEAELALQEAQNQLESNPGDVALRDALGDLRKKAIFLAEAERHFFYQKAKIHFLKEGDRNTKFFHDMVKRNVARNSIGAVTRADGTVITAAEGIAQEFVDYYTSLLGTEAHTLPVDDGVFEWGPILTSEHTAELCRAVTPLEVKDAIFHISDNKAPGPDGYSSCFFKKAWNIVGDQVCRAVLDFFRSGRMLRQLNHTIIALVPKSDHSTSVADYRPISCCNVIYKAITKIISDRLAPVLEHLID, via the coding sequence ATGAAGATAGGATTCTGGAACGTGAGAGGCTTTAATCGGCCTCTCAAGCACAATGGGGTTGCCCACCTCATTAAGAATAACCGGCTTTGCCTCTTGGGCATTTTGGAGACGAAGCTTGCAGCATCAAGTATTCCGAAGATTCTTAGCCGCACATTTTTGGGATGGTGCCAAACCAACAACTTTGACACCATTGTCGGCGGACGCATCCTAGTGGTTTGGGACCCGGCAGTCATTGACCTACACCCGGTTGACATATCGCCCCAAGTGATCCACTGCCGTGCCACGAATAAGTCCTCTCAACTCTCCTTctatatttcatttacataTGGTCTTTATTCTGTTGTCAATAGAAGGAGCATGTGGGAGAAACTTTCTGATTTGGGACAAGGACCAAGCATGCCATGGCTTATTATGGGCGATTTCAACTGTGTGAAATCTCCCGAGGAGAAGCAGTTGTGTGTGGCACCGACTTGGTATGAGCTCAAGGATTTTGTAGACTGTTGCATAGCACTTGGATTACTCGACGTTCCCACTACGGGCTGCTACTACACATGGTACTCCAACAATGAAAGCAACCCCGTATGGTGCAAGCTCGATCGGGTCTTATACAACAATGAATGGCTTGAGGCTGGTTTGCATTGCTCTGCCCATTTCAATCCACCGGGATGCCTTTCCGACCATTCTCCGGGTATTATTTCTATCTTTGCTCATGCACCCACTAAGCCAAAACCATTTCGCTTTTTCAATATGTGGGCAGATCATCTGGATTTCTTAGCTACTGTTGAAGCAAGATGGAACTTGAGCGTGGAAGGAACGCCGCAATACAGCCTTTGTCGGAGGCTGAAAGCACTTAAAGGCGCGCTCAAGGCTTTCAACATGCAACACTACAGCCACATCTCCACCAGGGCCAAAGAGGCTGAGCTCGCCTTGCAAGAAGCCCAGAATCAACTTGAATCTAATCCGGGAGATGTGGCGCTACGGGACGCTTTGGGAGATCTCAGGAAGAAGGCCATTTTTCTTGCCGAGGCAGAGCGGCACTTCTTCTACCAGAAAGCCAAGATCCATTTTCTTAAGGAGGGGGACCGCAACACCAAGTTCTTCCACGACATGGTGAAGAGGAATGTCGCTAGGAATTCCATCGGGGCGGTCACTAGGGCGGACGGGACTGTTATAACTGCTGCCGAGGGTATTGCCCAAGAGTTCGTTGATTACTACACATCACTCTTGGGCACCGAGGCTCACACCCTCCCTGTCGACGATGGTGTGTTTGAATGGGGCCCCATACTCACCTCCGAGCATACTGCGGAGCTTTGCCGGGCAGTTACACCATTGGAGGTCAAGGATGCCATATTCCACATTAGCGACAACAAGGCTCCCGGCCCAGATGGATATTCCTCGtgctttttcaagaaagcatgGAACATCGTGGGTGATCAAGTTTGCAGGGCCGTCCTGGATTTCTTTAGGAGTGGGCGGATGCTACGGCAGCTCAACCACACCATCATTGCCCTTGTGCCGAAATCAGATCATTCCACCTCTGTTGCGGATTACCGGCCGATTTCGTGCTGCAATGTGATCTACAAGGCCATCACGAAAATCATCTCGGACCGGCTAGCGCCTGTTTTGGAGCATTTGATTGACTGA